In a single window of the Syntrophorhabdaceae bacterium genome:
- the tsaB gene encoding tRNA (adenosine(37)-N6)-threonylcarbamoyltransferase complex dimerization subunit type 1 TsaB, producing the protein MADRFRLAVDNSIDCLNLALAGEEGLVDERSIKESRSPSQILPENARAILETHGLTMKDLAGLVVTLGPGSFTGIRVALSFCKGIHAATGVPLMGVPTLDALALALAGREGSYLCPLVDAKKSEVFLSLYRVSEGRISRLTGYAAMKPADVPGIIQTPCICFGTGSRLCEKHLSAIEGVSIIHDKFDQVRGEALLNERLSMVHPAVSGCLRPIYGRRSEAEIRFNVTID; encoded by the coding sequence ATGGCAGATAGATTCAGACTTGCCGTCGATAACTCCATCGATTGCCTGAACCTCGCCCTGGCGGGGGAAGAAGGTCTCGTCGACGAGCGCAGTATCAAGGAATCGCGCTCTCCATCCCAGATACTGCCGGAGAACGCCCGGGCCATCCTTGAAACCCACGGCCTCACCATGAAAGACCTCGCAGGCCTCGTTGTCACACTTGGACCGGGCTCCTTCACGGGAATCCGGGTGGCCCTTTCATTCTGCAAGGGCATACATGCCGCGACAGGGGTACCTCTCATGGGGGTTCCGACCCTCGATGCCCTCGCCCTCGCCCTGGCGGGCCGGGAGGGTTCATACCTGTGCCCTCTCGTGGACGCAAAGAAGTCGGAGGTCTTTCTGTCCCTCTATCGCGTATCCGAGGGCAGGATATCGCGCCTGACAGGGTACGCAGCCATGAAGCCCGCCGACGTCCCCGGGATCATCCAGACTCCCTGTATCTGTTTCGGCACGGGTTCACGGCTGTGCGAGAAACACCTGTCAGCGATCGAAGGTGTTTCCATCATCCACGATAAATTCGATCAGGTCCGGGGGGAAGCCCTTCTCAATGAAAGACTCTCCATGGTACACCCCGCCGTTTCCGGCTGCCTTAGACCCATTTACGGGCGACGTTCCGAGGCGGAGATCAGGTTCAACGTAACCATCGATTAA
- the rseP gene encoding RIP metalloprotease RseP, protein MISFLYFLIALALLILVHEFGHFMVARIFNIKVLTFSIGFGKKLFRFKRGETEYAISAVPMGGYVKLLGESPDEEIKEEEESRSFSHKPPYVRILVAMAGPLFNILLALFVFYFVSIAGYNVPSARVGKVAENTPAQAAGIKAGDLIVKIDGKEVREFLDVASSIEKAPGDTVEVTLDRAGTPVILTIKPMVIEEKDIFGDPYKRKILGIERSDEVVKRSQSPGAAVGLSLYMTWEYSRITVVGIAKIIQGSISPKNIGGPVLIFQEASKRAKKGIGDFVFFFALISINLGIINLLPIPVLDGGHILFNAVEIVIRRKISRRVQEVAQTVGLVVLLLIMVFAFYNDFDRIFDFGKYFHGR, encoded by the coding sequence ATGATCTCCTTTTTGTACTTTCTCATCGCCCTCGCACTGCTTATCCTGGTGCACGAATTTGGGCATTTTATGGTGGCGAGGATCTTCAATATCAAGGTCCTCACTTTTTCCATCGGCTTCGGAAAGAAATTGTTCCGCTTTAAGCGGGGGGAAACTGAATACGCGATCTCCGCCGTTCCTATGGGCGGTTACGTGAAGCTCCTCGGCGAATCGCCCGATGAGGAGATCAAAGAGGAAGAGGAGTCGCGCTCCTTTTCCCACAAACCCCCCTATGTCAGGATACTCGTCGCCATGGCAGGTCCTCTTTTCAATATTCTCCTTGCCCTTTTCGTCTTCTATTTTGTTTCCATCGCCGGCTATAACGTGCCCTCGGCGCGAGTCGGCAAAGTTGCCGAGAACACGCCGGCGCAGGCCGCCGGCATCAAGGCGGGCGACCTCATCGTAAAGATCGATGGCAAGGAAGTGCGCGAGTTCCTCGATGTGGCCTCGAGCATCGAGAAAGCACCGGGCGATACCGTTGAAGTGACCCTTGACCGGGCCGGCACGCCTGTGATCTTGACCATCAAACCCATGGTCATCGAGGAGAAGGATATCTTCGGGGATCCATACAAGCGCAAGATACTCGGCATAGAGAGGTCCGACGAGGTCGTTAAAAGGAGTCAGTCGCCCGGCGCGGCCGTGGGGCTTTCTCTTTACATGACATGGGAATACTCCCGGATAACCGTTGTGGGAATAGCGAAGATCATTCAGGGAAGCATTTCACCCAAGAACATAGGCGGACCGGTCCTTATCTTCCAGGAAGCCAGCAAGAGGGCGAAAAAGGGCATCGGCGATTTCGTCTTCTTCTTCGCACTCATAAGCATCAACCTGGGCATCATCAATCTCCTGCCCATCCCCGTCCTGGACGGCGGGCATATCTTATTCAACGCCGTCGAGATCGTCATCCGCAGGAAGATCTCACGGAGGGTGCAGGAGGTCGCTCAAACGGTTGGACTCGTCGTCCTGCTCCTCATAATGGTCTTTGCCTTTTATAACGACTTTGACAGGATCTTCGATTTCGGCAAGTACTTTCATGGCAGATAG
- the dxr gene encoding 1-deoxy-D-xylulose-5-phosphate reductoisomerase, whose product MKKKVLILGSTGSIGTATLEVIANDPASFEVCGLACRNNIKLLNEQIARFKPRAVCVFDEHQKGAVTAPGAHIHAGIEGMKEMIRSDVETVVNALPGSIGLEPTIEALLCGKTLALANKESLVMAGRIIRRILAGTASRLIPVDSEHSALYQLLKGTEGKEVRSVIITASGGPFRKHTKKALKKVELSEAMNHPTWTMGQKITLDSATLMNKGLEIMEARWLFDLEPDRIKTLVHPESIVHGIVELSDNSLLAYMASPDMKIPIAYALNDERRLPLPFSPLGLDKIMRLTFHPPDLKRFPSIRLAYEALAAGDSASIAYNMSNEVAAQAFIEGRIGFTDIPRVVAETLAERAGEPIVDTLDEVLATASWTKDIAMTKILAMTKITDTGRKKL is encoded by the coding sequence ATGAAGAAAAAGGTTCTCATACTGGGTTCAACAGGTTCCATCGGCACGGCAACGCTCGAGGTCATAGCCAACGACCCCGCATCCTTCGAGGTCTGCGGCCTTGCCTGCAGGAACAACATAAAACTCCTCAACGAACAGATAGCCCGTTTTAAGCCCCGCGCTGTCTGTGTCTTCGACGAGCACCAGAAGGGCGCGGTCACAGCTCCCGGCGCACACATCCATGCCGGTATCGAGGGCATGAAGGAGATGATCCGCTCTGATGTCGAAACCGTGGTCAACGCCCTTCCCGGCAGCATCGGGCTCGAACCGACCATAGAGGCCCTGCTCTGCGGGAAAACCCTGGCGCTCGCCAACAAGGAAAGCCTTGTCATGGCGGGAAGGATCATCAGGAGGATCCTCGCCGGGACGGCATCCCGCCTCATACCCGTCGACAGCGAGCATTCGGCGCTCTATCAGCTCCTCAAGGGCACGGAAGGGAAGGAGGTCAGGTCCGTCATCATCACCGCCTCGGGAGGCCCTTTCAGGAAGCATACGAAGAAGGCCCTCAAAAAGGTGGAGCTTTCCGAGGCCATGAACCATCCGACGTGGACGATGGGGCAAAAGATCACCCTCGATTCAGCAACCCTCATGAACAAGGGGCTCGAGATCATGGAGGCGCGATGGCTCTTCGATCTCGAACCTGACAGGATAAAGACCCTTGTCCATCCGGAAAGCATTGTCCACGGCATTGTCGAACTCTCTGATAATTCGCTCCTGGCATACATGGCGAGCCCCGATATGAAGATCCCCATTGCCTATGCCTTGAACGACGAAAGACGCCTTCCCTTGCCGTTCTCGCCTCTTGGCCTCGATAAGATCATGAGGCTCACCTTTCATCCTCCTGACCTGAAGCGGTTCCCCTCGATCCGGCTGGCATATGAAGCCCTCGCCGCGGGCGACAGCGCTTCGATCGCCTACAACATGTCCAACGAAGTGGCTGCACAGGCCTTTATCGAGGGACGGATAGGTTTCACCGACATACCGCGCGTCGTCGCCGAAACTCTGGCCGAACGTGCCGGTGAACCAATTGTCGACACCCTTGACGAGGTCCTTGCGACAGCATCGTGGACAAAGGACATCGCAATGACTAAAATACTCGCAATGACTAAAATAACTGATACGGGACGAAAAAAACTATGA
- a CDS encoding phosphatidate cytidylyltransferase: MGELKKRVLAGICIAPVIAFLFYILPPVWLLVLLMAICVVAVLEAASLGGYHMRYLIAVLVIAGTVPLFLRFFQIYMLWVMASAFIIIAGNAFNRKTPVEEANRDLTGQTALVLFCNFFILVPFFYLYLLKELGEMLPLILLVSIWASDTFAYAIGKRFGKHPLAPQISPKKTVEGLAGSALGSLVVITASYHLLGFSIAGALVVGAATGILGQAGDLFESACKRVFNIKDSSQLIPGHGGLLDRIDSFIFTAPFLYTCLVWTR, translated from the coding sequence TTGGGAGAACTGAAAAAACGGGTCCTCGCGGGCATCTGCATTGCCCCGGTAATCGCCTTTCTCTTCTATATCCTGCCCCCCGTCTGGCTTCTTGTCCTGCTCATGGCCATCTGTGTCGTTGCGGTTCTCGAGGCTGCGTCGCTTGGCGGTTATCACATGAGATACCTCATCGCGGTCCTCGTCATCGCCGGGACGGTCCCTCTTTTTTTGCGCTTCTTCCAGATATACATGCTCTGGGTGATGGCATCGGCATTCATCATCATCGCCGGCAACGCCTTCAACAGAAAGACTCCTGTTGAAGAAGCAAACCGCGACCTGACGGGGCAGACCGCCCTTGTTCTCTTCTGCAACTTTTTCATCCTTGTCCCATTCTTCTATCTCTACCTTCTGAAGGAGCTGGGCGAGATGCTCCCCCTCATTCTCCTCGTGTCGATATGGGCGAGCGACACCTTTGCCTATGCCATAGGAAAGAGATTCGGGAAACACCCCCTGGCGCCTCAGATCAGTCCGAAAAAAACCGTTGAGGGTCTTGCCGGCTCCGCCCTCGGCTCTTTGGTGGTCATTACCGCAAGTTATCACCTTCTCGGATTCAGCATTGCGGGAGCTCTCGTAGTCGGGGCGGCGACGGGCATACTGGGCCAGGCGGGCGACCTTTTCGAGTCGGCATGCAAGAGGGTGTTTAATATCAAGGATTCCTCACAGCTTATCCCCGGGCACGGCGGGCTGCTGGACCGTATAGACAGCTTCATCTTTACGGCGCCTTTCCTTTACACCTGCCTCGTATGGACGCGGTGA
- a CDS encoding isoprenyl transferase — MRKTVPDRLPTHVAIIMDGNGRWAKQQKLKRVEGHKVGIDSVREITETACDLGIPYLTLYAFSKENWSRPRDEVRTLMFLLGLYLENELPMMMDKGIRFNIIGERGDFSKSLQTQFDDVMRKTARNRNLVLTIALSYSGRREIIRSVRLLCEDVKKGLVKRVDERAFRRYLYSPDIPDPDLLIRTSGEMRLSNFLLWQVAYTEIYVTDILWPDFRKQAFLDALAEFAQRDRRFGNVKEF; from the coding sequence ATGAGAAAAACGGTTCCTGACAGACTGCCTACTCATGTCGCGATCATTATGGACGGGAACGGCAGGTGGGCAAAACAGCAGAAGCTCAAGAGGGTGGAGGGCCACAAGGTCGGCATTGACTCGGTCCGGGAGATCACCGAGACAGCCTGTGATCTCGGCATACCCTATCTCACGCTCTACGCCTTTTCCAAAGAGAACTGGTCCCGGCCCAGGGATGAGGTCAGGACGCTTATGTTCCTCCTTGGCCTCTATCTCGAAAACGAGCTTCCCATGATGATGGACAAGGGCATCCGCTTCAACATCATAGGGGAAAGGGGCGATTTTTCGAAGTCGCTGCAGACACAGTTCGACGACGTGATGAGGAAGACGGCACGCAACAGGAACCTTGTCCTGACCATCGCACTGAGCTACAGCGGCCGCAGGGAGATCATACGTTCCGTGCGCCTCCTCTGCGAGGACGTGAAGAAGGGCCTTGTGAAGAGAGTAGACGAAAGGGCGTTCAGGCGATATCTCTACAGCCCGGACATACCCGATCCCGACCTTCTTATCCGCACAAGCGGCGAGATGCGGCTCTCAAACTTTCTGCTCTGGCAGGTGGCCTATACCGAGATCTACGTGACCGATATCCTCTGGCCGGATTTTCGAAAACAGGCCTTTCTCGACGCTCTCGCTGAATTCGCGCAGCGTGACAGAAGGTTTGGAAACGTAAAGGAATTCTGA
- the frr gene encoding ribosome recycling factor, which produces MSNEVMTELEDKLNKSLAALKKDFSKLRTGVASVSLLEDIKIDYYKQPTPLNQVATIGVSDSRTITIQPWDNAVIGEIEKAIQKSDLGVNPMSDGKTIRITFPKLTEERRKELTKQGGKMLEGARVAMRNVRRDINEKLKKMEKDKAISQDDLKKRQDDVQKVTDKHIEMAEKLFSEKEKEILSI; this is translated from the coding sequence ATGAGCAACGAAGTTATGACGGAACTTGAAGACAAGTTAAACAAATCACTTGCGGCACTGAAGAAAGACTTCTCGAAACTGCGCACCGGCGTCGCCTCGGTGTCCCTTCTGGAAGATATCAAAATAGACTACTACAAGCAGCCTACCCCCCTTAATCAGGTGGCAACCATCGGCGTTTCCGATTCGAGGACAATAACCATCCAGCCATGGGACAACGCCGTCATCGGGGAGATCGAAAAAGCAATCCAAAAATCCGACCTTGGCGTAAATCCCATGTCCGACGGCAAGACCATCAGGATCACCTTCCCGAAACTCACGGAAGAACGCCGGAAAGAGCTTACGAAACAGGGCGGCAAAATGCTCGAGGGCGCCCGGGTTGCCATGAGGAACGTCCGCAGGGACATAAACGAGAAATTGAAGAAAATGGAAAAGGACAAGGCCATCTCCCAGGATGACCTGAAGAAGAGGCAAGACGATGTCCAGAAGGTCACCGACAAGCACATAGAAATGGCAGAAAAGCTCTTTTCCGAGAAAGAAAAAGAGATTCTCTCCATCTGA
- the pyrH gene encoding UMP kinase: MKYKRILLKLSGEVLMGSEGHGIDHATVADIAGQIGDVRKLGVEVAIVLGGGNIYRGKKGAKEGMDRVTGDYVGMVATVINALVLEDTLNRMGTPAVVQTALNLEKIAEPYNHARARGYLDEGKIVIFACGTGNPYFTTDTAAALRAVETKADIVMKATKVDGVYDRDPEVHGDAVFYPEISYSEVLTKDLQVMDLTAITLCKENDIPIAVFSIRVRDNLKRVVLGEKVGTIVRR; this comes from the coding sequence ATGAAATATAAGAGGATTCTCCTTAAACTCAGCGGCGAAGTCCTCATGGGCAGCGAGGGTCATGGCATAGATCATGCCACCGTCGCTGACATCGCCGGCCAGATAGGAGATGTTCGCAAGCTTGGTGTCGAGGTGGCAATAGTGCTCGGGGGCGGGAACATATACCGGGGGAAAAAGGGCGCGAAAGAAGGGATGGACCGGGTCACAGGGGACTACGTCGGCATGGTGGCAACCGTGATCAATGCCCTTGTGCTTGAGGACACCCTCAACAGGATGGGTACGCCCGCGGTGGTGCAGACCGCGCTCAACCTCGAGAAGATAGCCGAGCCCTATAACCATGCCCGGGCCAGGGGTTACCTCGACGAGGGCAAGATAGTCATCTTTGCCTGCGGGACCGGAAACCCTTATTTTACCACGGATACGGCCGCGGCGCTTCGCGCTGTCGAGACAAAGGCCGATATCGTCATGAAGGCCACGAAGGTGGATGGCGTATACGACAGGGACCCCGAGGTCCATGGCGACGCTGTCTTTTACCCTGAGATATCCTACAGCGAGGTCCTCACCAAAGACCTGCAGGTCATGGACCTCACCGCTATCACGCTTTGCAAGGAAAATGACATCCCCATCGCCGTATTCAGCATACGCGTCAGGGATAACCTGAAGAGAGTGGTTCTTGGCGAAAAAGTAGGGACCATCGTGAGGAGGTAG
- the tsf gene encoding translation elongation factor Ts, which yields MDISADAVKKLREKTGVGLMDCKEALKHSDGDMEKAVDFLREKGLAKLQKRMGRIASEGSVASYIHTGGKVGAMVEINCETDFVAKTDQFQNFVKDVAMQITASSPLYVKREDIPQEHIDKEKTIYKNQALESGKPEKIIDKIAEGKLEKFYQEVCLVEQTFIKNPDITIKELLEELLVKTGEKIVINRFVRFQLGETLQD from the coding sequence ATGGATATTTCTGCTGATGCAGTAAAAAAATTGCGCGAAAAAACAGGCGTCGGCCTCATGGACTGCAAAGAGGCCTTGAAGCATTCTGATGGCGACATGGAAAAGGCCGTCGATTTCCTTCGGGAAAAAGGTCTTGCCAAACTTCAGAAAAGGATGGGAAGGATCGCATCCGAGGGCTCCGTGGCCTCTTACATACATACCGGCGGTAAAGTGGGCGCCATGGTCGAGATCAACTGCGAGACAGATTTTGTGGCCAAGACCGACCAGTTCCAGAACTTCGTCAAAGACGTGGCCATGCAGATAACGGCCTCCAGTCCCCTGTACGTTAAGCGCGAAGACATTCCCCAGGAACACATCGATAAGGAAAAGACCATCTACAAGAACCAGGCCCTCGAATCAGGAAAGCCGGAGAAGATCATCGACAAGATAGCCGAGGGAAAACTCGAGAAGTTCTACCAGGAAGTATGTCTCGTCGAACAGACATTCATCAAGAATCCCGACATCACCATCAAGGAACTCCTCGAGGAGCTTCTCGTAAAGACCGGGGAAAAGATAGTCATCAACCGTTTTGTCAGATTCCAGTTGGGCGAGACACTCCAGGATTGA
- the rpsB gene encoding 30S ribosomal protein S2, whose translation MSNLTIKQLLEAGVHFGHQTKRWNPKMKPYIFGARNGIYIIDLQKTLKMFKEAYNFVKEVASRNEYILFVGTKKQAQESIADESRRCGAFYVNNRWLGGTMTNFQTIEKSIDRLKKYEELKESDIYKVLPKKEAIGIEREIDKLEKNIGGIKGMDRLPGAIYVVDPKKEYIAVNEAKKLGIPTVGIVDTNCDPDDIDLVIPGNDDAIRAIKLITSRIADAVMEGKALYIEELQSKDEGSADELKPFVDESVLEEEKYDEYEA comes from the coding sequence ATGTCGAATCTTACCATCAAGCAGTTGCTGGAAGCTGGCGTTCACTTCGGGCACCAGACAAAACGCTGGAACCCCAAGATGAAACCTTATATTTTCGGGGCTCGCAACGGCATCTACATTATCGACCTGCAGAAAACGCTCAAGATGTTCAAGGAAGCCTACAACTTCGTAAAGGAAGTGGCTTCCCGCAACGAGTATATCCTCTTCGTGGGCACGAAGAAACAGGCCCAGGAGTCCATCGCCGACGAATCCAGACGCTGCGGCGCCTTCTACGTCAATAACCGGTGGCTGGGCGGCACGATGACAAACTTCCAGACCATAGAAAAGAGCATCGACCGTCTCAAGAAATACGAGGAGTTGAAGGAAAGCGACATTTACAAGGTCCTCCCGAAAAAGGAGGCCATCGGTATCGAGCGCGAGATAGACAAACTCGAAAAGAACATCGGCGGCATCAAGGGGATGGACAGGCTTCCGGGAGCCATATATGTCGTCGACCCGAAAAAGGAATATATCGCCGTGAACGAAGCAAAGAAATTGGGCATCCCCACCGTAGGCATCGTCGACACGAACTGCGACCCCGATGACATCGACCTCGTCATTCCCGGCAATGACGATGCCATCCGCGCCATCAAGCTCATCACCTCACGCATAGCCGACGCCGTAATGGAAGGTAAGGCCCTTTACATCGAAGAGCTCCAGAGCAAGGATGAAGGATCGGCCGACGAACTCAAGCCGTTTGTCGACGAAAGCGTGTTGGAAGAGGAAAAATACGACGAGTACGAAGCTTAA
- a CDS encoding PAS domain S-box protein, which yields MKNSPDEIHQSSDAADPMESGGGVTGAQAGGRRAAEDEERLRLIADSLPTAIVYIDRDFRYRFVNKTYESWYGRTGDNICGKRVEEVMGPPEWSTVRGYIERALEGETVVFEQEISDRAGAPRHVRSKIMPYAGPGSQIEGVYALISDTTEEKHIEAALRRSDHRYQTLFENIPVGICINTPDGRIISYNSVLQRMTGYTRAEISTMRTRDFYANSHDRQMLLKHLKNKAALRNYLVDLRRKNRKIFRALVSIVPHSTAGENTILTVVQDVTEYKKTEEALIESERRLTDIINFLPDATFAIDKEGRVIAWNRAMEEFSGVRAIDILGKGNQEYSLPFYGKRQPVLADFVLKPDRDAEKHYSFMTKEMDRLVAEPLEPLMLRGRPLYIWAKASPIYDLDGNITGVIQSVRDVTAQREAEQRLRESEERYRTAIECSSDGIAIVRGNVHLFVNRRFCDIFGFDSPDEVIGQTHVRTIDPEDLERVQNINERRQRGEEAPDKYEFKGRRKDGSVIYIEVSATGTTYRNEPVTLAYLRDVTERKLASDTLRDSEMRFHAIFDNANDAIFLLDQDTFVDCNRKALSMFACNKEEIVGQPPYLLSPPTQPDGSDSKEKALRTIEAAFRGTPQFFRWRHRRFDGTDFDTEISLNALELAGKIYLQAIVREKEEGDTFY from the coding sequence ATGAAAAACTCCCCCGATGAAATCCACCAATCTTCCGATGCCGCTGACCCGATGGAATCCGGAGGAGGCGTCACCGGCGCGCAGGCCGGCGGTCGCCGCGCAGCGGAAGACGAGGAACGACTCCGCCTCATAGCCGACTCCCTGCCCACTGCAATAGTATATATAGACAGAGATTTTCGATACCGCTTTGTCAACAAGACCTACGAATCGTGGTATGGCAGGACAGGCGACAACATTTGCGGGAAACGGGTCGAAGAGGTCATGGGCCCCCCGGAATGGTCTACAGTCCGGGGATACATCGAGAGGGCCCTCGAGGGAGAGACAGTGGTCTTTGAACAGGAGATCTCTGACAGGGCCGGTGCTCCCCGCCATGTCAGGAGCAAGATCATGCCTTACGCGGGACCGGGGTCACAGATAGAGGGTGTGTACGCGCTGATCTCCGACACCACGGAAGAAAAGCACATCGAGGCGGCCCTGCGAAGGAGCGACCACCGCTACCAGACGCTTTTTGAGAATATACCCGTGGGGATATGCATCAATACCCCCGACGGCAGGATAATATCCTACAATTCCGTGCTGCAGAGGATGACCGGGTATACCCGGGCCGAGATCTCCACCATGAGAACCCGGGATTTCTATGCCAACAGCCATGACAGGCAAATGCTGTTGAAGCACCTTAAGAACAAGGCGGCGCTGCGCAACTACCTTGTCGATCTTCGGCGCAAGAACCGCAAGATATTTCGAGCACTCGTCAGCATCGTGCCCCATTCCACAGCCGGTGAAAACACCATCCTGACGGTGGTGCAGGACGTCACGGAATACAAAAAGACCGAGGAGGCCCTCATCGAGTCGGAGCGGCGTCTGACGGATATCATCAACTTCCTTCCCGACGCCACCTTCGCCATTGACAAGGAAGGTCGGGTAATCGCCTGGAACAGGGCCATGGAGGAGTTCTCCGGTGTCAGGGCCATCGATATCCTGGGAAAGGGCAACCAGGAATACTCCCTGCCTTTTTACGGAAAGCGTCAACCTGTTCTCGCCGATTTCGTCCTCAAGCCCGACAGGGACGCCGAAAAACACTATTCTTTCATGACAAAGGAAATGGACCGTCTCGTCGCCGAGCCCCTGGAGCCCCTCATGCTGCGCGGCCGCCCTCTTTATATCTGGGCAAAGGCAAGCCCCATATACGACCTTGACGGCAACATAACCGGGGTCATACAGTCCGTCAGGGACGTCACCGCCCAGAGGGAGGCCGAGCAAAGACTGAGGGAGTCGGAGGAGCGCTACCGGACGGCCATTGAATGTTCCAGTGACGGCATCGCCATCGTAAGGGGCAACGTCCATCTATTCGTAAATAGACGCTTCTGCGACATCTTCGGGTTCGATTCACCGGACGAGGTCATCGGCCAGACACACGTCAGGACAATCGACCCCGAGGACCTCGAAAGGGTCCAGAACATAAACGAAAGACGGCAGCGGGGAGAAGAGGCCCCTGACAAATATGAGTTCAAGGGCAGAAGAAAAGACGGTTCCGTCATCTATATAGAGGTGTCGGCGACGGGCACGACATACCGCAACGAACCGGTGACACTGGCATATCTGCGGGATGTCACAGAGCGCAAGCTTGCATCCGACACCCTCAGAGACAGCGAAATGAGGTTTCACGCGATTTTTGATAATGCCAATGACGCCATATTTCTCCTCGATCAGGACACCTTTGTGGACTGCAACCGTAAGGCCCTTTCCATGTTCGCCTGCAACAAGGAAGAGATCGTCGGACAGCCGCCCTACCTGCTTTCTCCCCCCACCCAGCCTGATGGAAGCGATTCGAAAGAGAAGGCCCTCCGAACGATCGAAGCGGCTTTCAGGGGCACACCTCAATTCTTTCGCTGGCGGCACAGGAGGTTCGACGGGACCGACTTCGACACCGAGATCAGCCTCAACGCCCTCGAGCTCGCCGGAAAGATATATCTGCAGGCAATAGTGCGGGAAAAGGAAGAAGGGGACACTTTTTATTGA
- a CDS encoding radical SAM protein — MKRSLRYEIGPIRPPNEAYSLLVRFTRNCPWNKCLFCQVYKGKRFEKRSLDEIKSDIDTIKSIHDDIRELSRERGFSGKITDSLVEEVFDSHVINESYKSVAVWMYFGCKNVFIQDANSPVMKADVFIDALRYLKGTFPSIDRVTSYARSRTIARSISAENLKEMKEAGLTRLHVGLESGHDPLLQYMNKGTTRDDHILCGRKVKDAGIELSEYVVLGMGGRKWWREHALDTADVLNHIDPDYIRFRTLKVLRTMPLYEKLETGDFLLPDEEDILREERLLIESLEGIDSYIKSDHILNLLEEIDGRLPLDKKRFLETIDRYFGLSYEQRLVYRFGRRSGVYRSLDDLGDELTGFRIKKSIREMEEKEPGSVEKAISLFLENYI; from the coding sequence GTGAAAAGATCACTAAGATATGAAATAGGGCCCATACGGCCACCGAACGAAGCATACAGTCTCCTTGTCCGGTTCACCAGAAACTGCCCCTGGAACAAGTGTCTCTTTTGTCAGGTCTACAAGGGAAAGCGTTTCGAGAAGCGTTCCCTGGATGAGATCAAGTCGGACATCGATACCATTAAGAGCATCCATGACGATATCCGGGAATTGTCGCGGGAAAGGGGTTTCTCCGGCAAAATAACCGATTCACTGGTCGAGGAGGTGTTCGACAGCCACGTCATCAATGAGAGCTACAAGTCCGTGGCTGTATGGATGTATTTCGGCTGTAAGAACGTCTTCATCCAGGACGCGAACTCTCCCGTGATGAAGGCGGATGTCTTCATTGATGCGTTGAGGTACCTGAAGGGGACCTTCCCCAGCATCGACCGTGTGACGTCCTACGCCCGGTCCCGCACCATAGCGAGGAGCATATCGGCGGAAAACCTGAAAGAGATGAAAGAGGCGGGACTGACAAGACTTCACGTGGGTCTGGAATCCGGTCACGATCCGCTCTTGCAGTACATGAATAAGGGCACGACCAGGGATGACCACATACTTTGCGGCAGGAAGGTCAAGGACGCCGGGATCGAGCTTTCCGAGTATGTGGTGCTCGGTATGGGCGGAAGGAAATGGTGGAGGGAACATGCCCTTGATACCGCCGATGTTCTCAATCATATCGACCCCGATTATATACGGTTCCGCACCCTGAAGGTGCTCAGGACCATGCCGCTCTATGAGAAACTGGAAACAGGCGATTTCCTTCTTCCCGACGAAGAGGACATCCTCAGGGAAGAGAGACTTCTCATCGAGAGTCTTGAAGGTATCGACAGCTATATAAAGAGCGACCACATACTCAACCTCCTGGAAGAGATCGACGGAAGACTCCCCCTGGACAAGAAGAGATTTCTCGAGACCATTGACCGTTATTTCGGCCTGTCTTACGAGCAAAGGCTCGTATACCGATTTGGAAGACGCTCAGGTGTCTACCGCAGTCTCGATGACCTGGGAGATGAGCTCACCGGTTTTCGCATCAAGAAGTCCATCCGGGAAATGGAGGAAAAGGAACCCGGCAGCGTGGAGAAGGCCATTTCATTGTTTCTCGAGAACTACATCTGA